One genomic segment of Desulforamulus reducens MI-1 includes these proteins:
- a CDS encoding CotH kinase family protein, with amino-acid sequence MENNGRNIPSYSLFINPRDLRELRSDIWNNEHVPAQLKISNTSYQVEIAYRGALTRELPKKSYHLKFIKPETFAGGREIHLNAEYLDPSLMRNKLSFDFFKSLGTLSPEAKYVLLLLNGTFMGVFLQLESVDDLLIKKRGLPAGAIFYAHNHDANFSLLAPDTDDVKDSLMDGYKRKVGTKSDDGYLCELIYKINTVSREDFGKEIVKYVDIGKYLRWLIGVVCTQNYDGFIQNYALYRNSDNGLFEMIPWDYDGTWGRDCYGKIMEYNYIPIRGANTLTARIMDVPYFRHQYRLMFEETIETLFIPEVLEPQVTALYNVLRPHINLDPYKQKSLRKFDAEPEYILQFIKKRNKFLKDQLLELV; translated from the coding sequence ATGGAAAACAACGGGCGAAATATACCGTCCTATTCTTTGTTTATTAACCCCAGGGATCTTCGGGAGCTTCGCAGTGATATATGGAACAATGAGCATGTTCCGGCTCAACTTAAAATAAGTAACACATCCTATCAAGTTGAGATAGCCTATCGAGGGGCCCTTACCCGTGAATTACCGAAGAAATCATACCACCTCAAGTTTATAAAACCCGAGACCTTTGCTGGTGGGCGGGAAATTCATTTAAATGCTGAGTATCTTGATCCATCGCTAATGCGCAATAAACTTTCATTCGATTTCTTTAAAAGTTTAGGTACACTGAGCCCAGAGGCCAAATATGTTTTACTTTTGTTAAATGGTACGTTTATGGGTGTATTCCTTCAACTGGAATCTGTGGATGATTTGCTTATAAAAAAGAGGGGTCTGCCAGCTGGGGCTATTTTTTATGCTCACAATCATGATGCGAACTTTTCCTTGCTAGCCCCTGATACCGATGATGTTAAGGATTCCCTTATGGATGGTTATAAACGAAAGGTTGGTACTAAGTCAGATGATGGATATCTTTGTGAACTCATTTATAAAATCAACACGGTTTCCCGTGAAGATTTTGGCAAAGAGATTGTGAAGTATGTTGATATTGGGAAATATCTGCGATGGTTAATAGGGGTGGTATGTACACAAAACTATGATGGCTTTATTCAAAACTATGCCCTGTATCGTAACTCTGATAACGGCTTGTTTGAAATGATCCCCTGGGATTATGATGGAACTTGGGGACGTGATTGTTATGGAAAGATTATGGAATACAACTATATCCCTATTCGGGGTGCCAATACTCTAACCGCTCGAATAATGGATGTTCCTTATTTTCGGCATCAGTACCGGCTAATGTTTGAGGAAACCATAGAGACACTCTTCATCCCCGAGGTTCTTGAACCCCAGGTTACCGCCCTTTATAATGTGCTTCGTCCCCATATTAACCTTGATCCTTATAAACAAAAATCTCTTAGAAAGTTTGATGCAGAACCTGAGTATATTCTCCAATTTATTAAGAAACGGAACAAATTTTTAAAGGATCAATTATTGGAATTGGTATGA
- a CDS encoding iron-containing alcohol dehydrogenase: protein MDVFKFVSPEIIFGPGTATECGLSASRLGAKRVFVVTDRGVHASGWLERVLGSLNDNGLECIVWKDVSPNPKDYEIYCGVNKYIDNKCDSLLAVGGGSPIDAAKAVALLVSNGGKLSDYEEIDSITRPLPPIVAVTTTAGSGSEVSQFSIIVNAPEKRKMTIVSKSLIPYISIHDPQLLETLNNQAMIYSGVHVLTHAIEAYVSKGATPMTDLFALNAITLAADSLRLVKGGKRSTDLNQSMAMANLNAGLAFSNAILGAVHAITHQISGWLDIPAGMVDAVLLPHVVEYNLPANPLKYARIAEALGEKVTSVQNGADKVIPAIKNLFAVLELPDKLSDLGINMKLYPLLAENITKDICLVTNPMNIGLNDVIDLLGRAC, encoded by the coding sequence ATGGACGTATTTAAATTTGTTTCTCCGGAAATTATTTTTGGCCCTGGTACTGCGACAGAGTGTGGGCTAAGCGCAAGTCGGTTAGGTGCTAAACGTGTTTTTGTTGTGACCGACAGAGGTGTGCATGCCAGTGGGTGGCTGGAGCGTGTTCTAGGAAGTCTTAACGACAATGGTTTGGAGTGTATTGTTTGGAAAGATGTTTCCCCCAATCCCAAGGATTACGAAATATACTGTGGTGTTAATAAATATATAGATAATAAGTGTGATTCGCTGTTAGCGGTAGGGGGTGGTAGTCCAATTGATGCTGCCAAGGCTGTGGCCTTGTTAGTGTCAAACGGAGGAAAACTCTCTGATTATGAAGAAATTGACAGCATCACTCGACCATTACCGCCCATCGTTGCTGTGACCACCACAGCCGGTTCGGGGTCAGAGGTTTCTCAATTTTCAATTATTGTGAATGCCCCGGAAAAAAGAAAGATGACCATTGTATCGAAATCTCTGATACCCTACATTTCCATTCATGATCCCCAGTTATTAGAAACCTTAAATAACCAAGCCATGATTTATTCGGGGGTCCATGTATTAACCCATGCCATTGAAGCCTATGTTTCAAAGGGTGCAACTCCTATGACTGACTTGTTTGCATTGAATGCTATAACATTAGCAGCGGACAGTTTACGCCTAGTTAAGGGAGGAAAGAGAAGCACGGATTTAAATCAGAGTATGGCTATGGCCAACCTTAATGCAGGTTTGGCATTTTCCAATGCCATATTAGGTGCAGTACATGCCATAACACATCAGATAAGTGGATGGTTGGATATACCTGCAGGAATGGTTGATGCGGTTTTGCTGCCCCATGTGGTAGAATACAATTTACCAGCAAATCCATTAAAATATGCTAGGATTGCAGAGGCTCTTGGAGAAAAGGTTACTTCGGTGCAAAATGGAGCAGATAAGGTAATACCAGCTATCAAAAATTTATTTGCGGTTCTGGAATTGCCGGACAAGCTTTCAGATTTAGGTATTAATATGAAACTTTATCCTCTCCTGGCGGAGAATATTACCAAAGACATATGTCTGGTTACCAATCCAATGAACATTGGCTTAAATGATGTTATTGATCTGCTAGGAAGGGCTTGCTAA
- a CDS encoding thiolase family protein has translation MRNVVIVGAARTPIGDYLGSLKDISAVDLGVTAVTGALNKAGLKPEQVNEVLIGMCMQGAAKGNPARQVQLNSKIPVEAPAATINQQCGSAMRATEIAAQQIMLGKEDVIVAGGIESMSKAPYYLLNVREGLRMGDGKVYDALTYDGLNDAFYGYHMGITTENLVEKYNISRQEQDELAILSHQRSTAAIQAGKFKEEIIPVEIKTRKGTKIVDTDEHPRSDISIEKLASLKAVFKKDGTVTAGNASGINDGAAALVLMAEDKAKELGIKPLARILNTASFGVDPSIMGIGPVYAIPKALNFVNLKLSDIDLFELNEAFAGQFLACNRELKIPMDKVNINGSGISLGHPVGATGVRIIVSLIYEMKRQGSRLGVASLCCGGGPGIAAVIENID, from the coding sequence TTGAGAAATGTTGTTATTGTTGGGGCCGCCAGGACACCCATAGGAGATTACCTGGGTTCCCTCAAAGATATTTCAGCTGTTGACTTAGGCGTTACAGCCGTAACTGGTGCCTTAAATAAAGCAGGCTTAAAGCCAGAACAGGTAAATGAAGTATTAATAGGTATGTGTATGCAGGGTGCTGCTAAGGGTAACCCGGCCCGCCAAGTGCAGCTTAATTCCAAAATACCCGTTGAAGCTCCGGCAGCCACCATTAACCAGCAGTGTGGTTCTGCCATGCGGGCCACAGAAATCGCAGCCCAACAAATCATGTTAGGCAAAGAGGATGTCATAGTGGCCGGTGGTATTGAGTCCATGTCCAAAGCACCCTACTATCTGCTTAATGTTCGGGAAGGACTTCGGATGGGTGACGGCAAGGTTTATGATGCTCTTACCTATGACGGCCTTAATGATGCATTTTATGGCTATCATATGGGAATTACCACTGAAAACCTGGTAGAAAAGTATAATATTTCTCGCCAAGAACAGGATGAACTAGCTATTTTAAGTCATCAACGGTCCACGGCAGCCATCCAAGCAGGTAAATTTAAAGAAGAAATCATCCCCGTGGAGATTAAGACCAGAAAAGGAACTAAAATTGTAGATACCGACGAGCATCCCCGTTCCGATATATCTATAGAAAAACTCGCCAGTTTGAAAGCGGTCTTTAAAAAAGATGGTACAGTTACAGCGGGTAACGCCTCCGGTATTAACGACGGTGCAGCTGCACTTGTTTTAATGGCTGAAGACAAAGCGAAGGAACTGGGCATTAAACCACTGGCCCGAATTTTGAATACCGCTTCCTTTGGCGTAGACCCATCCATCATGGGTATCGGACCCGTATACGCCATACCCAAAGCATTAAACTTTGTTAATCTTAAATTGTCAGACATTGATCTTTTCGAATTAAATGAAGCCTTTGCCGGACAGTTTTTGGCTTGTAATCGCGAACTGAAAATTCCCATGGATAAGGTCAATATCAACGGTTCAGGTATTTCCTTAGGCCACCCGGTGGGTGCCACCGGTGTCAGAATCATTGTTAGTCTTATCTATGAAATGAAGCGTCAGGGATCCCGGTTAGGTGTAGCGTCTTTATGCTGCGGTGGTGGCCCAGGTATTGCTGCAGTAATTGAAAACATTGATTAA
- a CDS encoding DUF2269 family protein, which translates to MEINKLGLTGKAWLKGFHIFFACLWIGAAVSMVLLNLVRGHISNGDELWAVNASIKLIDDFIIIPSAFGCLITGLLFSWLTNWGFLKFNWIIVKYIINISAILFGTFFLGPWLNGMEALSEVERVLVLKNSTYLNYAKMNTYFGVLQALVLIIAAFISVFKPWGKRKAT; encoded by the coding sequence TTGGAAATTAATAAACTAGGTTTAACAGGAAAAGCATGGCTTAAAGGTTTTCATATCTTTTTTGCTTGCCTATGGATTGGTGCGGCTGTTTCTATGGTACTTCTTAATCTTGTGAGAGGGCATATTTCCAATGGGGATGAACTATGGGCAGTGAATGCCTCAATAAAGCTAATTGATGACTTTATCATTATTCCTTCGGCTTTTGGATGCTTAATTACGGGCCTTTTATTTTCTTGGCTAACTAACTGGGGTTTTTTGAAATTTAACTGGATAATCGTCAAGTATATTATCAATATCTCAGCAATCCTATTTGGTACATTCTTCCTGGGTCCCTGGTTAAACGGCATGGAAGCTCTCTCTGAGGTTGAGCGGGTTTTGGTATTGAAAAATTCAACCTATTTGAACTATGCAAAAATGAACACTTACTTTGGGGTATTGCAGGCCCTGGTCCTAATTATTGCTGCATTCATTTCTGTATTTAAACCCTGGGGTAAAAGAAAAGCAACTTAA
- a CDS encoding enoyl-CoA hydratase-related protein, translating to MDYKNLLYSKEENIAIITLNRPKVLNALNQEIISELHNLFDQLAGDEEVKVVILTGGEKVFAAGADIPFMLGLTPKQAEELATSFHAAFDRIESLNKPVIAAIAGFALGGGCELSMACDLRIATEDAKFGQPEINLGVIPGAGGTQRLSRLVGVSRSKELIYTGKIIDAPTALSYGLINEIVKAEDLLAKAKKLAKGLASKPPVALGAAKRAINYGVEVDKNTGNCFERQCFALLFSTQDQKEGMNAFLEKRKAEFKGN from the coding sequence ATGGATTACAAAAACTTACTATACAGCAAGGAAGAGAACATTGCCATCATTACTTTGAACAGACCCAAGGTGCTTAATGCTCTAAACCAGGAGATTATCTCCGAGCTGCACAATCTTTTTGATCAGCTGGCTGGGGACGAGGAAGTAAAGGTTGTCATTCTTACCGGTGGCGAAAAGGTTTTTGCTGCTGGGGCCGATATTCCTTTCATGCTGGGACTAACTCCCAAACAGGCCGAAGAATTAGCAACTTCATTCCACGCAGCCTTTGACCGTATTGAATCTTTGAATAAACCCGTCATTGCGGCCATAGCTGGTTTTGCCCTGGGTGGTGGCTGCGAGTTGTCCATGGCCTGCGATTTGAGAATTGCCACTGAAGATGCTAAGTTTGGACAACCCGAGATCAATCTGGGCGTTATTCCCGGTGCCGGAGGAACCCAGCGACTGTCTCGGTTAGTTGGAGTATCTCGGTCAAAGGAACTAATTTATACCGGAAAGATCATTGATGCTCCCACTGCGCTTTCGTACGGTTTAATTAACGAAATTGTTAAGGCCGAAGATTTACTAGCCAAGGCAAAAAAATTAGCCAAAGGTTTAGCCTCAAAACCCCCTGTGGCCCTAGGTGCTGCCAAAAGAGCCATTAATTATGGTGTAGAGGTTGATAAGAATACCGGCAATTGCTTTGAGAGACAGTGTTTTGCCTTACTATTCTCCACCCAAGATCAAAAAGAGGGTATGAATGCCTTTTTAGAAAAACGTAAAGCGGAATTTAAAGGAAATTAA
- a CDS encoding sigma-54 interaction domain-containing protein, translated as MEIHKSRDHQIIEQELNENQVLASMWDVLIENPYEGMIVVNAQGYIIFINNTYLNILGLKKSDAIGKHVWDVTSHSQLPQVIETGRPILYDFWEVNGRKLIVVRIPIINNEGNVIGAIGKSLFTDIPSGKLLFTKLQVLEKELAFYKEEIRKVYKAKYSCKNLIGESESVKEIKKLARKVASSNSTILITGESGTGKELLAQAIHNAGCRNQRPFVRVNCAAVPENLLETELFGYDDGAFTGAKKGGKPGKFELAQGGTIFLDEIGEIPLTMQSKLLAVLQERELERVGGIKTVPLDVRVISATNRNLEDMVKNGTFREDLYYRLNVINFRLPSLRERSEDIPLLVNYLTHKLNKKLNCHVEGYTEQAMQLLTKYHWPGNVRQLENALERMFSFTDDKILSTEHMPFLKKIVNVNSSEVNTKSLAETIAETEKKMILDALQKVDGNRNKAAKLLDIHLSVLYRKIKKYDI; from the coding sequence TTGGAAATTCATAAGTCAAGAGACCACCAAATAATAGAACAAGAATTGAACGAAAATCAAGTCTTAGCCTCTATGTGGGATGTACTTATCGAAAATCCTTATGAAGGTATGATTGTTGTAAACGCACAGGGGTATATTATCTTTATTAATAATACCTATCTAAATATTTTAGGTCTCAAAAAAAGTGATGCTATAGGAAAACATGTTTGGGATGTTACCAGCCATTCTCAATTACCCCAGGTGATTGAGACAGGCCGCCCCATTTTATATGATTTCTGGGAAGTCAATGGTCGTAAACTAATTGTTGTACGTATTCCCATTATTAACAACGAAGGCAACGTTATTGGAGCCATCGGGAAATCTCTCTTTACCGATATACCTTCAGGAAAACTGCTATTTACTAAACTGCAGGTATTGGAAAAGGAGTTAGCTTTTTACAAAGAAGAAATACGCAAGGTTTATAAGGCTAAATACTCTTGTAAAAATCTAATTGGAGAAAGCGAGTCAGTTAAGGAAATAAAAAAACTTGCCCGCAAGGTGGCCTCTTCTAACTCCACCATTCTGATTACCGGCGAAAGCGGTACAGGCAAGGAACTACTTGCCCAGGCCATACATAACGCCGGTTGCCGAAACCAAAGGCCCTTCGTTCGGGTAAATTGTGCTGCTGTACCAGAAAATCTACTTGAGACAGAACTTTTTGGCTACGATGACGGAGCCTTCACCGGGGCCAAAAAAGGTGGTAAACCTGGTAAATTTGAATTAGCCCAAGGAGGTACCATTTTCTTGGATGAAATTGGGGAAATACCTCTCACTATGCAGTCAAAACTTTTGGCCGTTCTACAGGAAAGGGAATTGGAGCGTGTAGGGGGAATTAAGACTGTTCCTTTAGATGTACGGGTTATTTCAGCCACCAACCGAAACCTTGAGGATATGGTTAAAAATGGTACTTTTCGGGAGGATCTTTATTATCGTTTAAATGTAATAAACTTTCGATTACCTTCACTGCGAGAACGTTCAGAGGATATTCCTCTGTTAGTTAATTATTTGACTCATAAACTAAATAAAAAGTTAAATTGTCATGTGGAAGGGTACACAGAGCAAGCTATGCAACTGCTAACAAAATATCATTGGCCTGGAAATGTAAGACAGTTGGAAAATGCTTTAGAAAGAATGTTTAGTTTTACAGATGATAAGATCTTATCCACAGAGCATATGCCTTTTCTCAAAAAAATTGTTAATGTTAATTCTAGTGAAGTTAATACAAAATCTTTAGCCGAGACCATTGCTGAAACCGAGAAGAAAATGATTTTGGATGCCTTGCAAAAGGTTGATGGCAATCGAAATAAGGCTGCGAAGCTTCTGGATATACATCTTTCGGTTTTATACAGAAAAATAAAAAAATATGATATTTAA
- a CDS encoding 3-hydroxyacyl-CoA dehydrogenase family protein, which yields MNIKKIAVLGSGTMGSGIAQVAAQSGYEVLLIDVDQKFIDRALAGISKGFQKAVDKGKMTAEDKEQVFGRIKGSISYEDCKDVDLVIEAILENMDLKKQVYKQLDEKCPDHAILASNTSSLSITEMAAATKRSDKVVGMHFFNPAQVMKLVEVIPGLDTSEETIAAITEVAKKMNKVPVNAKESPGFIVNRILVPMINEAVIALGEGIGTIEEIDTAMKLGAGMPMGPLALADMVGIDIVLAVAEVFYKEFADSKYRPALLLKQMVRAGHLGVKTGRGFYSYQK from the coding sequence ATGAACATTAAAAAAATAGCAGTGCTTGGTAGTGGTACCATGGGTTCCGGTATTGCTCAAGTGGCGGCTCAGTCAGGCTATGAGGTTCTTTTAATCGATGTGGACCAAAAGTTTATTGACCGGGCCTTAGCCGGTATTAGTAAAGGTTTTCAAAAGGCCGTTGATAAAGGCAAAATGACCGCCGAAGACAAAGAGCAGGTATTTGGTCGCATTAAAGGTAGCATCTCTTATGAAGATTGTAAAGACGTGGATTTGGTTATTGAAGCTATCCTTGAAAACATGGATCTGAAAAAACAAGTTTATAAGCAACTGGATGAAAAGTGTCCCGACCATGCCATTTTAGCCAGCAACACCTCCTCTCTTTCCATTACTGAAATGGCGGCTGCCACCAAAAGATCTGACAAGGTTGTTGGTATGCACTTCTTTAATCCAGCCCAGGTAATGAAGCTAGTAGAGGTTATTCCTGGCTTAGATACCTCTGAAGAGACCATAGCCGCCATTACAGAAGTCGCTAAAAAAATGAATAAGGTACCGGTAAATGCTAAGGAGTCTCCAGGTTTTATTGTGAACCGTATTTTGGTTCCCATGATTAACGAGGCTGTTATTGCCTTAGGCGAAGGAATTGGCACCATTGAAGAAATTGATACAGCCATGAAGTTAGGTGCTGGTATGCCCATGGGACCACTGGCCCTGGCTGATATGGTGGGAATCGATATCGTGCTAGCCGTGGCCGAGGTTTTCTATAAGGAATTTGCCGACAGTAAATATCGTCCAGCCTTGTTGTTAAAGCAGATGGTTAGAGCCGGGCATTTGGGTGTTAAAACCGGAAGGGGCTTCTACAGTTACCAGAAATAG
- the adhE gene encoding bifunctional acetaldehyde-CoA/alcohol dehydrogenase — MSEQKPDQNISVTINGLVKKARQAQEEYLHLNQEQVDNIVKAMALAGLENHMGLAKMAVIDTKRGVYEDKITKNIFATEEVYHSIKYERTVGIINENTEENFLEVAEPIGVVAAVVPVTNPTSTTMFKALICAKTRNPVVFSFHPGALKCSIAAAKVMLEAAIAAGAPKDCISWIEKPSVEATQQLMAHPGVSLILATGGTNMVCSAYSSGKPALGVGPGNVPCYIEKTANIRRAVTDLILSKTFDNGMICASEQAVIIDREIADLTIGYLRDSGCYILSPTEIEQLNKAAIDHDAGFIDPQIVGQPATHIAEMAGISVPSGTKILVAPLEGVGPEYPLSMEKLSPILALYIVNSSEEGIQRCVDMLEFGGLGHSAVLHSENEELIKHFSQVVRAGRIIVNSPSTHGAIGDIYNTNVPSLTLGCGSMGRNSTTANVSVKNLINVKRVATRKEKMQWFRVPERIYFMPGSIQYLTKMPDVQKVLIVTDKVMNDMGYVERVTYHLRKRQNDVQIEVFDLVEPDPPIEIVSQGVELMEKFNPDTLIALGGGSSIDTAKGMWLLYEYPEMKFEFLKLKFLDIRKRTYKYPKLGRKVKLVAVPTTSGSGSEITAFTVISDKQRKVKYPLADYELTPDVAIIDSDFVMSVPPKVTADTGIDVLTHAIEAYVAVMASDYTDGLALKAIELVFAYLPRVYKNGQDKEARIKMHNASAIAGMAFTNAFLGINHSMAHILGAKFGLSHGRANGVLLPYVIEYNASYPSKFAAFPNYEYYVAPEKYQQIARYLGLPSQTVEEGVHSLVGAIRNLMQQLDIPLTIADCGIPKAEFEAAVPEMSERAFEDQCTTSNPRMPLIEELKEIYRRAYGNA; from the coding sequence TTGTCTGAACAAAAGCCTGATCAAAATATCTCGGTCACAATAAATGGTTTGGTAAAAAAAGCCAGACAGGCCCAGGAAGAATATCTCCATCTAAATCAAGAGCAGGTAGACAATATTGTGAAAGCCATGGCCTTAGCTGGATTGGAAAATCATATGGGGCTGGCTAAGATGGCTGTGATAGATACAAAGAGGGGTGTCTACGAGGATAAAATTACAAAGAATATTTTTGCCACCGAAGAGGTTTATCACAGTATTAAATATGAGCGCACTGTGGGGATTATCAACGAAAATACCGAGGAGAATTTTTTAGAAGTGGCAGAACCCATTGGGGTGGTGGCTGCCGTAGTTCCTGTAACCAACCCTACCTCAACCACTATGTTTAAAGCATTAATATGTGCTAAAACCAGGAATCCTGTGGTTTTTAGTTTTCACCCAGGAGCTTTAAAATGCAGCATAGCAGCAGCGAAAGTGATGTTAGAAGCTGCTATAGCTGCAGGAGCGCCAAAGGATTGTATTAGTTGGATTGAAAAACCCTCCGTAGAAGCGACCCAGCAGTTGATGGCTCATCCCGGTGTATCCCTTATTTTAGCTACCGGGGGAACAAACATGGTATGTTCGGCATACAGTTCCGGTAAACCAGCCCTTGGCGTGGGTCCGGGCAATGTACCCTGTTATATTGAGAAAACTGCTAACATAAGACGGGCAGTGACGGATTTAATCTTAAGTAAAACCTTTGATAACGGGATGATCTGTGCTTCGGAACAGGCTGTTATTATTGATCGGGAGATTGCGGATCTTACCATTGGCTATCTGAGAGACAGTGGTTGTTATATTTTATCACCCACTGAAATTGAACAATTAAACAAAGCAGCCATTGATCATGATGCTGGGTTTATTGATCCGCAAATTGTAGGGCAACCGGCTACGCATATTGCAGAAATGGCTGGAATTTCAGTACCCAGTGGTACAAAAATTTTGGTGGCTCCCTTGGAAGGAGTAGGACCAGAATATCCTCTTTCTATGGAAAAGCTTTCCCCCATTTTGGCTTTATATATAGTGAACAGTAGTGAAGAAGGGATTCAAAGGTGCGTAGACATGCTTGAGTTTGGTGGCCTTGGTCATTCCGCTGTTCTTCATTCGGAGAATGAAGAATTAATCAAGCATTTTTCGCAGGTGGTTCGTGCAGGACGTATTATTGTAAACTCACCCAGTACCCATGGGGCCATCGGAGATATTTATAATACCAATGTACCTTCCTTAACCCTTGGTTGTGGCTCGATGGGGCGTAACTCAACCACTGCTAACGTCAGTGTGAAGAATCTGATTAACGTAAAAAGGGTAGCTACCCGTAAAGAAAAAATGCAGTGGTTTCGGGTGCCGGAACGCATTTACTTTATGCCCGGATCCATTCAGTATCTGACAAAAATGCCAGATGTTCAAAAAGTCTTAATAGTTACAGACAAGGTTATGAATGACATGGGGTATGTGGAGAGGGTGACCTACCATCTGCGCAAACGTCAAAACGATGTCCAAATTGAGGTCTTTGACTTAGTAGAACCGGATCCTCCCATAGAAATTGTTAGTCAAGGCGTAGAATTGATGGAGAAGTTTAATCCAGATACACTGATTGCCCTGGGGGGCGGATCCTCCATTGATACAGCAAAGGGCATGTGGTTGTTGTATGAGTACCCCGAGATGAAATTTGAATTTCTTAAACTAAAGTTTCTGGACATCCGCAAACGGACGTACAAATATCCAAAATTGGGCCGCAAGGTTAAGTTGGTGGCAGTACCAACCACCAGTGGCAGTGGTTCTGAGATTACAGCCTTCACCGTAATTTCTGACAAGCAAAGGAAAGTCAAGTATCCCCTGGCAGATTATGAGCTTACGCCGGATGTTGCTATCATTGACAGTGATTTTGTTATGTCCGTTCCCCCGAAGGTTACGGCGGATACTGGTATTGATGTGTTAACCCATGCCATTGAGGCTTACGTGGCTGTAATGGCTTCGGATTATACCGATGGTCTGGCTTTGAAAGCCATTGAATTGGTCTTTGCGTACTTGCCCAGAGTTTATAAGAATGGTCAAGACAAGGAAGCAAGAATTAAGATGCACAATGCCTCTGCCATTGCTGGGATGGCCTTTACCAATGCCTTTCTAGGGATTAACCATAGCATGGCCCATATCCTGGGGGCTAAGTTTGGCTTATCGCATGGCCGGGCCAATGGGGTATTGCTCCCTTATGTTATTGAATACAACGCCAGCTACCCTAGTAAATTTGCTGCCTTTCCCAATTACGAATATTATGTCGCTCCCGAAAAGTATCAACAAATCGCCAGATATTTGGGGCTACCCAGTCAGACTGTAGAAGAGGGGGTTCATAGCTTGGTGGGGGCAATCCGTAATTTAATGCAGCAGTTGGATATACCATTAACTATTGCCGACTGCGGGATTCCCAAGGCAGAATTTGAGGCTGCAGTACCAGAGATGTCTGAGCGAGCCTTTGAGGATCAGTGTACCACATCTAATCCACGGATGCCTTTGATCGAAGAGCTAAAAGAAATCTATCGGCGAGCCTATGGGAATGCTTAG
- a CDS encoding ferritin-like domain-containing protein yields the protein MADNPKDKTTNQETEPVQTNAVNNFCPSCGPGTNPLQTPYPGYPCVNYKYHPTYMYVAQYAYPESLRLIVESVSGEREDELFYNYMVSIAPAGQKDIVASIRDDEIKHNKMLRELYWELTGQEIPPAQNNTFQPPQSYCEGITSALFGELAAVERYRKILYGLEFLPYRNMITEIYTDELKHSSKWNYLFTLNNCAYAKPY from the coding sequence ATGGCCGATAACCCAAAGGATAAAACAACCAACCAAGAAACTGAACCAGTGCAAACCAATGCCGTGAACAATTTTTGCCCTTCCTGCGGACCTGGTACTAACCCGTTACAGACACCCTATCCAGGATACCCCTGTGTGAACTATAAATATCATCCTACTTATATGTATGTAGCTCAGTATGCCTATCCAGAGTCCCTAAGATTAATCGTAGAATCTGTAAGTGGTGAAAGAGAAGATGAATTGTTTTACAACTATATGGTAAGCATTGCCCCGGCTGGACAAAAAGACATTGTAGCTTCCATTCGAGATGACGAAATCAAGCACAACAAAATGCTGCGGGAGTTGTATTGGGAATTAACCGGACAGGAGATACCACCTGCCCAGAACAATACCTTCCAACCTCCCCAAAGTTACTGCGAAGGAATAACCAGTGCCCTATTTGGGGAACTGGCTGCAGTGGAAAGATATCGAAAAATTTTATATGGTCTTGAGTTCCTACCTTATAGAAATATGATTACCGAAATTTATACCGATGAATTAAAGCACAGCAGCAAATGGAATTACTTATTTACCCTTAACAACTGTGCTTATGCTAAACCCTACTAA